The following coding sequences are from one Mycolicibacterium aichiense window:
- a CDS encoding DNA polymerase Y family protein, translated as MTGRVLAIWCMDWPAVAAAAAAGLPATAPVAVTLANRVIACSAAARAAGVRRTLRRREAQARCPQLHVVTADPARDARYFEGVTAAVDEVVPRAEVLRPGLLVLGVRGAARYFGSEPAAAERLVDAVAAAGAECQVGIADQLPTAVFAARAGRLLEPGGDARFLSALSIRQLSGEPSLSGPGREELADLLWRMGIRNLGQFAALSRSDVASRFGADAVAAHRFARGEPVRGPSGREPAADLDAVLNCDPPVDRVDAAAFAGRTLAGALHRSLEAAGVGCTRLAIHAVTANGGELTRVWRCAEPLTEDATADRVRWQLDGWLNRRRPEDRPNSPVTMLRLHPVEVVSAEALQLPLWGGVGEEDRLRARRALVRVQGLLGQEAVQLPVLSGGRGPAERITLTPLGDELVPRADPDRPWPGRLPEPAPVVILDDPVELLDAQGNPVRVTGRGMFTAEPARLDGAGHHYQGPLSWWAGPWSVDERWWDQGQQSRTGRTARAQVLVDGQPGAALLLCYRQRRWYLEGIYE; from the coding sequence ATGACCGGCCGGGTGCTGGCGATCTGGTGCATGGATTGGCCGGCGGTCGCGGCAGCCGCGGCCGCCGGACTGCCGGCGACGGCCCCGGTCGCGGTCACCCTGGCCAACCGGGTCATCGCCTGCTCGGCCGCCGCCCGCGCCGCCGGGGTGCGACGCACGCTGCGCCGGCGCGAGGCGCAAGCCCGCTGCCCGCAGCTGCACGTGGTCACCGCCGACCCGGCTCGCGACGCCCGCTACTTCGAGGGGGTGACGGCTGCGGTCGACGAGGTGGTACCCCGCGCCGAGGTGCTGCGGCCGGGGCTGCTGGTGTTGGGAGTTCGCGGCGCTGCCCGCTACTTCGGCTCCGAGCCCGCCGCTGCCGAGCGTTTGGTGGACGCCGTCGCCGCGGCCGGTGCCGAATGTCAGGTGGGCATCGCCGACCAGCTGCCGACGGCTGTCTTCGCGGCCCGCGCCGGCCGGCTACTCGAGCCCGGTGGGGACGCCAGATTCCTCTCGGCGCTGTCCATCCGCCAGCTGTCCGGTGAGCCCAGCCTGTCGGGTCCTGGCCGGGAGGAACTTGCCGACCTGTTGTGGCGCATGGGTATTCGCAACCTCGGTCAGTTCGCGGCATTGTCGCGCAGCGATGTCGCGTCCCGGTTCGGGGCCGATGCGGTGGCCGCGCACCGCTTCGCCCGCGGGGAACCGGTACGCGGGCCGTCCGGCCGTGAGCCGGCGGCCGACCTGGATGCGGTGCTGAACTGTGACCCGCCGGTCGACCGGGTCGACGCAGCGGCATTCGCCGGCCGGACGCTGGCCGGCGCCCTGCATCGCAGCCTGGAGGCGGCCGGTGTGGGATGCACCAGGCTGGCCATCCACGCCGTCACCGCGAACGGCGGTGAGCTGACCCGGGTGTGGCGCTGCGCCGAACCGCTGACCGAGGATGCCACCGCCGATCGGGTGCGCTGGCAGCTCGACGGCTGGCTCAACAGGCGCCGGCCTGAGGATCGCCCGAACTCACCGGTGACGATGCTTCGACTGCATCCGGTGGAAGTTGTTTCCGCAGAAGCACTTCAGCTACCCCTGTGGGGCGGCGTCGGAGAAGAGGACCGGTTGCGGGCGCGCCGGGCGCTGGTTCGGGTGCAGGGCCTACTGGGGCAGGAGGCGGTCCAGCTGCCGGTGTTGTCCGGTGGTCGTGGTCCCGCCGAGCGCATCACATTGACCCCGCTCGGCGACGAGCTGGTGCCCAGAGCCGACCCCGACCGGCCGTGGCCTGGCCGGCTCCCTGAGCCCGCTCCGGTGGTGATCCTGGATGACCCGGTGGAATTGCTTGACGCTCAGGGCAATCCGGTCCGAGTCACCGGTCGCGGAATGTTCACTGCCGAGCCGGCGCGATTGGACGGTGCTGGCCACCACTACCAGGGTCCGCTGAGCTGGTGGGCCGGGCCGTGGTCGGTGGACGAACGGTGGTGGGATCAGGGCCAACAGTCCAGAACCGGCCGCACGGCACGCGCTCAGGTCCTGGTGGACGGCCAACCCGGTGCCGCGCTGCTGCTGTGTTATCGGCAGCGCCGGTGGTATCTGGAAGGCATCTACGAATGA
- a CDS encoding nucleoside hydrolase, translating into MPVFADVDTGVDDAMALVYLLASADANLVGIASTGGNVDVDQVCHNNLGLLELCGAPAIPVSRGADHPLSTAMRTAEDTHGPAGLGYAELPQHHRELTSYDSAEAWVRAAHALPGELIGLVTGPMTNLALAVRDEPNLPSLLRRLVIMGGAFDYRGNTTPVAEWNISVDPEAAAEVFDAWGRAADADTIAPHQLPIVCGLNLTENIALTPKILSRLAAAADTATTAMSVLDARGTRSTADNHVFRALEDAMRFYFEFHFDQSEGYLAHLHDPLAAAVALDPGLIQTRATTVDVELTGTLTRGMTIADWSRRWGREPNAHVGVGVDPEAFFDRFIDRVGPFVQRLAHS; encoded by the coding sequence CTGCCAGTTTTCGCCGATGTCGATACCGGCGTCGACGACGCGATGGCACTGGTGTACCTGCTGGCAAGCGCCGATGCGAATCTCGTCGGCATCGCCTCCACGGGTGGCAATGTCGACGTGGATCAGGTGTGCCACAACAACCTCGGGTTACTCGAGCTGTGCGGAGCGCCCGCGATACCGGTGTCCCGGGGCGCCGACCACCCGCTGAGTACCGCGATGCGCACCGCCGAAGACACCCATGGTCCGGCCGGGTTGGGCTACGCCGAATTACCCCAGCATCACCGCGAACTCACCAGCTATGACTCGGCCGAAGCCTGGGTGCGCGCCGCCCACGCCCTACCCGGCGAGCTCATCGGTCTGGTCACCGGACCGATGACCAACCTCGCACTGGCTGTGCGCGATGAACCTAACCTGCCGTCGCTGTTGCGCCGGCTGGTGATCATGGGCGGGGCGTTCGACTATCGCGGCAATACCACTCCGGTTGCCGAATGGAACATCAGCGTCGACCCGGAGGCAGCAGCCGAGGTGTTCGATGCCTGGGGGCGGGCCGCGGATGCCGATACGATTGCCCCGCACCAGCTTCCGATCGTGTGCGGGCTGAACCTGACCGAGAATATCGCGCTGACACCGAAGATCCTGAGCCGCCTGGCCGCCGCGGCGGACACCGCCACCACCGCGATGAGCGTGCTCGACGCGCGGGGCACCCGGTCGACGGCCGACAACCACGTGTTCCGCGCACTCGAGGATGCGATGCGGTTCTATTTCGAGTTCCATTTCGACCAGAGCGAGGGCTATCTGGCGCATCTGCACGACCCGCTGGCGGCGGCGGTGGCACTCGATCCCGGGCTGATCCAGACACGCGCGACGACCGTGGATGTCGAGCTCACCGGAACACTGACCCGCGGCATGACGATCGCCGACTGGAGCCGCCGATGGGGCAGAGAACCCAACGCACACGTCGGCGTCGGGGTCGATCCCGAGGCGTTCTTCGACCGGTTCATCGACCGGGTGGGTCCGTTCGTGCAGCGGCTGGCTCATTCGTAG
- a CDS encoding LuxR C-terminal-related transcriptional regulator, which yields MGTGWQLLERPAKHEVIRAALSDSEASGVVITGAAGVGKTTLARSVTSALPGRARWAACTTSSSSIPLGAFAQWVTPTEARDPIELLVSARQSLLADGPAVIGVDDAHLLDQLSATLLHQIAVERTGSIVATVRSGEPVPDSVLTLWKDGYLHRVDLEPFSREECIALVESVLGGTLEELSANVIWSQSGGNPLFLRHMVEAALEAGTLGEVKGVWQLRGATTVSSGLATLLESRFDHADPDAVTALRLLSLCEPLDLDALVELAGEQAIDAAEKAQLIRIDRDGPTLAARISHPLYGDVIRRQIGTASARKLRGQIVTVLNRRKPTSVAGRIRLAELYLDSDRTADTGLLVAAAKDAVSLANAPLGERLARTAFEREVGMRSAHLLSRALMWQGRPAEADEILARFDPDVLDEGQLLLWGVPRASIVFWSLGEVERAYEVMELLRRRVTHPVLRPMVDAADAAFTIFENKLSEGLAKAEAVLSDPAAPEQAVETAAFAAGMAMPLAGRGDEFTAIVARCFDTQKSTDGLIRMLARYGEVLALVHTGELDKAETHAVNYAEFSSSGEFLGWAIAKTMSGLVATYRGRFADAIPTLEQAMAAFNAENSLPWRLPGRLLLARAYAGLGRADDAERVLAEAAEHVGPSVALFDPQVLVTKAWIAAARGGGRRAVELSRAAADAAHRSGQLAVEAEALHDAARFGDRRLANRLQSLVAGVDGPLPQLYARHAAAVADSDGDALDAVSVEFERAGLLLSAADAAAQAAAIHQQRHDRRKEIESVTRAMRLASLCGGASSPAIRAAARPLPVTARELEVAELVAAGLSNREIAQQLSVSVRTVEGHVYRACLKLGVSDRDGLAAIIRPRGARDPQS from the coding sequence ATGGGGACGGGCTGGCAGCTACTGGAGCGGCCCGCCAAGCACGAGGTCATCAGGGCCGCGCTGTCTGACAGCGAAGCGTCCGGCGTGGTGATCACCGGTGCCGCAGGCGTCGGGAAGACGACGCTGGCCCGGTCGGTCACCTCCGCACTTCCGGGCCGCGCCCGTTGGGCCGCCTGCACGACATCGTCGAGCAGCATCCCGCTGGGCGCGTTCGCGCAGTGGGTGACACCCACCGAAGCACGGGATCCGATCGAGCTGCTGGTCTCGGCCCGGCAGTCCTTGCTGGCCGACGGGCCCGCGGTGATCGGAGTCGACGACGCGCACCTGCTCGATCAGCTGTCGGCCACCCTGCTGCACCAGATCGCCGTCGAGCGCACCGGGTCGATCGTCGCGACCGTCCGCAGCGGAGAACCCGTCCCCGATTCGGTGCTGACACTGTGGAAGGACGGCTACCTGCATCGTGTCGATCTGGAACCGTTCTCCAGGGAGGAATGCATCGCCCTGGTCGAGTCGGTGCTCGGCGGTACCCTCGAGGAGCTCAGTGCCAATGTGATCTGGTCACAGTCGGGCGGCAACCCGCTGTTCCTGCGGCACATGGTGGAGGCGGCGCTGGAGGCCGGCACCCTGGGCGAGGTCAAAGGCGTCTGGCAGTTGCGCGGGGCGACGACGGTGTCGTCCGGTCTTGCGACACTGCTGGAAAGCCGCTTCGACCACGCCGACCCCGACGCGGTGACCGCGCTGCGACTGCTGTCGCTGTGCGAGCCGCTGGACCTCGACGCCCTGGTGGAACTCGCCGGCGAGCAGGCGATCGACGCGGCCGAAAAGGCGCAGCTGATCCGGATCGACCGGGACGGCCCGACGTTGGCCGCACGGATCAGCCATCCGCTCTACGGCGACGTCATACGGCGACAGATCGGAACGGCGTCGGCCCGGAAGCTGCGCGGCCAGATCGTCACGGTGCTGAACCGGCGCAAGCCGACATCGGTGGCGGGGCGGATCAGGCTCGCGGAGCTGTATCTGGACAGCGACCGGACCGCCGACACCGGGCTGTTGGTCGCCGCAGCCAAGGACGCGGTATCGCTGGCCAACGCCCCGCTGGGAGAACGCTTGGCGCGCACCGCATTCGAACGCGAGGTCGGCATGCGATCCGCGCACCTGCTGTCACGGGCGTTGATGTGGCAGGGTAGGCCAGCCGAGGCCGACGAGATCCTGGCCCGGTTCGACCCCGACGTTCTCGACGAGGGTCAGCTGCTGCTGTGGGGGGTTCCGCGGGCCTCGATCGTGTTCTGGTCACTCGGTGAGGTGGAGCGTGCCTACGAGGTGATGGAGCTGCTGCGGCGCCGGGTCACCCATCCCGTCCTACGGCCGATGGTCGACGCGGCCGACGCCGCGTTCACGATCTTCGAGAACAAGCTGTCCGAAGGTCTGGCCAAAGCGGAGGCGGTGTTGTCCGATCCCGCGGCTCCCGAACAAGCGGTCGAGACCGCCGCCTTCGCGGCCGGGATGGCGATGCCGCTGGCCGGCCGCGGCGATGAGTTCACCGCGATCGTGGCGCGCTGCTTCGACACCCAGAAGTCGACCGATGGTCTGATCCGCATGCTCGCCAGGTATGGCGAGGTGCTCGCGCTCGTGCATACCGGCGAGCTCGACAAAGCCGAGACCCACGCCGTGAACTACGCCGAGTTCTCGTCGTCAGGAGAGTTCCTCGGGTGGGCGATCGCCAAGACGATGTCGGGTTTGGTGGCGACCTACCGGGGCCGGTTCGCCGACGCGATTCCGACGCTCGAGCAGGCGATGGCGGCGTTCAACGCGGAGAACTCGCTGCCGTGGCGGTTGCCCGGGCGGCTGTTGCTCGCACGTGCCTATGCCGGCCTGGGCAGAGCCGATGACGCTGAGCGGGTGCTGGCCGAGGCCGCCGAGCACGTCGGCCCGTCGGTGGCGCTGTTCGACCCGCAGGTGTTGGTCACCAAGGCGTGGATTGCCGCGGCTCGCGGCGGGGGGCGCCGCGCCGTCGAGCTGTCCCGCGCGGCTGCTGACGCTGCGCACCGCAGCGGGCAGCTGGCGGTGGAGGCCGAGGCATTGCACGACGCGGCCCGCTTCGGCGACCGCAGGTTGGCCAATCGGCTGCAGTCACTGGTGGCCGGTGTCGATGGTCCGCTGCCGCAGCTATACGCCCGCCACGCCGCAGCGGTGGCGGACTCCGACGGCGACGCGCTGGACGCGGTCAGCGTCGAGTTCGAGCGGGCGGGGCTGCTACTGTCGGCCGCCGACGCCGCCGCGCAGGCGGCCGCGATCCACCAGCAGCGCCATGACCGCCGCAAGGAGATTGAATCCGTAACGCGGGCAATGCGTTTGGCCTCCTTGTGCGGTGGCGCCTCCTCCCCCGCGATCCGGGCCGCGGCGCGGCCGCTGCCGGTGACGGCGCGTGAACTCGAAGTCGCCGAGCTGGTTGCAGCCGGGCTGTCGAACCGCGAGATCGCCCAGCAGCTGTCAGTTTCGGTGCGCACCGTGGAGGGCCACGTGTATCGAGCATGCCTCAAACTCGGTGTGTCCGATCGCGATGGGCTCGCCGCCATCATTCGCCCACGCGGTGCGCGCGATCCGCAGAGTTGA
- a CDS encoding SDR family oxidoreductase, translated as MRYVVTGGTGFIGRQVVARLLDRYDDAEVWASAHDLPERADHVINCRTADTESAVALARELGATLHQLSSVAVAGDFRGEFTEDDVDVGQQLPTRRHRTVFEAEQLVRSSETRFRIYRAGVVVGDSRTGEIDRITGPYHLFGLLARLAALPPFTPILLPNLGQINIVPVDYVAAAMVELVHADGRDGQTFHLTAQESVSLRQIYRSVARCAGLPPLRGGLPRQLAEPLLAVHGRAKVLRDMAVTQLGVPPEAIDTLQTTAVFASDATRKALLPSGIEPPAFSEYAPVLWRYWAEHLDPDRTASDSEGPLAGRHVIITGASSGIGRASAVAVAARGATVFALARNGEALHELVADITADGGRAFAFSCDVTDTDSVDTTIAEILGRFGHVDYLVNNAGRSIRRSVTASTDRLHDYERVMAVNYFGAVRMVLALLPHWRARRFGHVVNVSSAGVQARNPKYSSYLPTKAALDAFTDVVASETLSDNITFTTIHMPLVKTPMIAPSGRLNPVPPISVEHAAAMVVRALVDKPVRIDTPLGTLADAGQYFTPKLARRVLHQLYLGYPDSPAARGEGRRPSSPGPRLPVIRLRAPRPVKQVVRLVPGVHW; from the coding sequence ATGCGCTATGTCGTTACCGGCGGTACCGGGTTCATCGGGCGGCAGGTCGTAGCCCGGCTGCTCGACCGTTACGACGACGCCGAGGTATGGGCGTCGGCACACGACCTGCCGGAGCGAGCCGACCATGTGATCAACTGCCGGACGGCCGACACCGAGTCGGCCGTGGCGCTCGCTCGGGAACTCGGTGCGACGCTGCACCAGCTGTCGTCGGTCGCGGTGGCCGGCGACTTCAGGGGCGAGTTCACCGAAGACGATGTCGACGTCGGCCAACAGCTGCCCACTCGCCGCCATCGGACTGTGTTCGAGGCCGAGCAGCTGGTGCGATCGTCGGAGACGCGGTTCCGCATCTACCGGGCGGGGGTGGTCGTCGGCGACTCGCGCACCGGCGAGATCGACCGGATCACCGGCCCGTACCACCTCTTCGGGCTGCTGGCCCGGCTGGCAGCTTTGCCGCCGTTCACGCCGATACTGCTACCGAACCTGGGTCAGATCAACATCGTGCCGGTCGACTACGTCGCCGCGGCGATGGTGGAACTCGTCCATGCCGACGGCCGCGACGGGCAGACGTTCCACCTGACCGCGCAGGAGTCGGTCAGCCTGCGCCAGATCTATCGGAGCGTGGCCCGCTGCGCCGGACTGCCGCCACTGCGCGGCGGACTGCCCCGCCAGTTGGCCGAACCGCTGCTCGCGGTCCACGGCCGGGCGAAAGTGTTGCGGGATATGGCCGTAACGCAACTCGGTGTGCCACCAGAGGCCATCGACACTCTGCAGACCACCGCCGTTTTCGCATCCGATGCGACCCGAAAGGCGTTGCTCCCCAGCGGGATCGAGCCGCCGGCATTCTCGGAGTACGCCCCGGTGTTGTGGCGGTACTGGGCTGAGCACCTCGACCCCGACCGGACCGCTTCCGACTCGGAGGGACCGCTGGCCGGCAGGCACGTGATCATCACCGGCGCGTCCAGTGGCATCGGCCGCGCCTCGGCGGTGGCGGTGGCAGCCCGCGGCGCCACCGTGTTCGCGTTGGCGCGCAACGGTGAAGCACTTCACGAGTTGGTCGCCGACATCACCGCCGACGGCGGCCGGGCGTTCGCCTTCAGCTGCGATGTCACCGACACCGACTCCGTCGACACGACGATCGCGGAGATACTCGGCCGTTTCGGCCACGTCGACTATCTGGTGAACAATGCGGGCCGTTCGATTCGCCGGTCGGTGACCGCCTCGACCGACCGGCTGCACGACTACGAGCGGGTGATGGCGGTCAATTACTTCGGCGCGGTGCGGATGGTTCTCGCACTGCTCCCGCACTGGCGGGCACGCCGGTTCGGTCACGTGGTCAACGTGTCCAGCGCCGGTGTGCAGGCCCGCAACCCCAAGTACAGCTCGTACCTGCCGACCAAGGCGGCACTCGACGCTTTCACCGACGTGGTGGCCTCGGAGACGTTGTCGGACAACATCACCTTCACCACGATCCACATGCCGCTGGTCAAGACGCCGATGATCGCGCCGTCGGGTCGGCTGAACCCGGTGCCGCCGATCAGCGTCGAGCACGCGGCGGCGATGGTGGTGCGAGCACTGGTCGACAAGCCGGTCCGGATCGACACCCCGCTCGGCACGCTGGCCGACGCCGGTCAGTACTTCACCCCGAAGCTGGCCCGCCGGGTGCTGCATCAGCTCTATCTCGGCTATCCGGACTCGCCCGCCGCCCGTGGTGAGGGTCGGCGCCCGTCGTCCCCCGGTCCGCGCCTTCCGGTGATCCGGCTTCGCGCTCCGCGCCCGGTCAAACAAGTGGTACGCCTGGTACCCGGCGTGCACTGGTGA
- a CDS encoding acyl-CoA thioesterase: MTPDRFGMPLRVRYVECDMQGRVFNGHYLTWFDMAINEAIRDIFGDYQVLLDGGIDFVVAAAELQFRQPARFDDELVVGVGFEPVGRTSLSSRFAIRRGADLIAEATMIHVCVDAVTFEKRPWPDWFRERMSSAC; this comes from the coding sequence ATGACGCCGGACCGGTTCGGCATGCCGCTGCGCGTGCGGTACGTCGAGTGCGACATGCAGGGCCGGGTTTTCAACGGCCACTATCTGACCTGGTTCGACATGGCCATCAACGAGGCCATCCGCGACATCTTCGGTGACTACCAGGTGTTGCTCGACGGGGGCATCGACTTCGTGGTGGCCGCTGCGGAGCTGCAGTTCCGCCAGCCGGCCCGGTTCGACGACGAGCTGGTGGTCGGCGTCGGCTTCGAACCCGTCGGCCGGACCTCGTTGAGCAGCCGCTTCGCTATTCGCCGCGGTGCGGACCTGATCGCCGAGGCGACGATGATCCATGTCTGCGTCGACGCGGTGACGTTCGAGAAGCGGCCGTGGCCGGACTGGTTCCGGGAGCGAATGTCGTCAGCGTGTTGA
- a CDS encoding histidine phosphatase family protein — MHLLRARTLVSLIAVFLAAVLLASCSAETPHDRTITLTFIRHAESEANAAGVIDTSVPGPSLTETGEQQATATANRLKSNGYDGVYASDMVRTQQTAAPMAKALGKQVTVLPGLNEISAGWFDGRSVKNAAATYMVAPADWLRGDTDFSIPGSVSGAEFNGQFTGAVQRIYASGNNKPVAFSSAASIMLWTLMNARNAKDSLATDHPLPNTGRVVVTGNPVIGWTLVDWDGITSF, encoded by the coding sequence ATGCATCTTCTGCGCGCCCGGACCCTCGTCTCGCTGATCGCCGTTTTCCTGGCGGCCGTGCTCCTCGCCAGCTGCAGTGCCGAAACCCCGCACGATCGCACGATCACCCTGACGTTCATCCGGCACGCCGAGTCCGAAGCCAATGCGGCCGGGGTGATCGACACGTCGGTGCCCGGGCCGTCGCTGACCGAGACCGGCGAGCAGCAGGCCACCGCGACGGCCAACCGGCTGAAGAGCAATGGGTACGACGGTGTCTACGCCTCGGACATGGTGCGCACCCAGCAGACCGCGGCGCCGATGGCCAAGGCCCTCGGCAAGCAGGTCACCGTGCTGCCGGGCCTCAACGAGATCTCGGCGGGCTGGTTCGACGGCCGCAGCGTGAAGAACGCCGCCGCGACCTACATGGTCGCCCCGGCCGACTGGCTGCGCGGCGACACCGACTTCAGCATCCCCGGCTCGGTCAGCGGCGCCGAGTTCAATGGCCAGTTCACCGGCGCGGTCCAGCGCATCTACGCCAGCGGCAACAACAAGCCCGTCGCGTTCTCCAGTGCCGCGTCAATCATGTTGTGGACGTTGATGAATGCGCGGAACGCCAAGGACAGCCTGGCAACGGATCATCCGCTGCCCAACACCGGCCGGGTGGTGGTGACCGGCAATCCGGTGATCGGCTGGACGCTGGTGGACTGGGACGGCATCACTTCGTTCTGA
- a CDS encoding MaoC family dehydratase encodes MAIDPTAIGAVTDPQPYQWTDRDTMLYALGVGAGTDDLAFTTDNSHDITQQVLPTFAVICCPAFGAATKVGSFNWGMLLHGSQEIRLHAPLPASGQLSVVSEVADIQDKGEGKNAIIVMRGKGTDPATGELIAETLSTAVIRGEGGFGGQPGQRPQAPEYPDREPDARIAMPTRGDQALIYRLSGDRNPLHSDPWFAREMAGFDRPILHGLCTYGFAGRALLAELAGNDAAKLTAVSARFTSPVFPGETLTTSIWRTEAGRAVYRTEASGPDGSNARVVLDDGSAEYVD; translated from the coding sequence ATGGCCATCGACCCCACGGCAATCGGAGCGGTCACCGACCCCCAGCCCTACCAGTGGACCGATCGCGACACGATGCTCTATGCCCTCGGTGTCGGTGCGGGAACCGACGATTTGGCCTTCACCACCGACAACAGCCACGACATCACGCAGCAGGTCTTGCCGACGTTCGCGGTCATCTGCTGCCCGGCGTTCGGGGCCGCCACCAAGGTCGGGTCGTTCAACTGGGGCATGCTGCTGCACGGCTCGCAGGAGATCCGCTTGCACGCACCGCTGCCCGCGTCCGGTCAGCTGTCGGTGGTCTCCGAGGTGGCCGACATCCAGGACAAGGGCGAGGGCAAGAACGCCATCATCGTGATGCGGGGCAAGGGCACCGATCCGGCTACCGGCGAGCTGATCGCCGAGACCCTGTCGACCGCGGTCATCCGCGGCGAAGGCGGCTTCGGCGGGCAGCCCGGGCAGCGTCCGCAGGCTCCCGAGTACCCCGACCGCGAACCGGATGCCCGCATCGCCATGCCGACCCGCGGCGATCAGGCGTTGATCTACCGGCTGTCGGGCGACCGCAATCCGTTGCACAGCGATCCCTGGTTCGCCCGCGAGATGGCCGGCTTCGACAGGCCGATCCTGCACGGGCTGTGCACGTATGGGTTCGCAGGCCGGGCGCTGCTGGCCGAGCTCGCAGGCAACGACGCGGCGAAGCTGACTGCGGTCAGCGCGCGGTTCACCTCGCCGGTCTTCCCGGGTGAGACGTTGACGACGTCGATCTGGCGTACCGAGGCAGGCCGGGCGGTGTACCGCACCGAGGCCAGCGGGCCGGACGGTTCCAACGCGCGGGTCGTGCTCGACGACGGCTCAGCCGAATACGTCGACTGA
- a CDS encoding VIT1/CCC1 transporter family protein codes for MTSPQLHPSEPHHDAFGSRLNWLRAGVLGANDGIVSTAGIVVGVAAATVERGPIFTAGIAALAAGALSMAVGEYVSVSTQRDSEKAMLKKERLELDTEPAAELDELAALYEAKGLSPATARTVAEELTDHDAFAAHVDIELRIDPDELTNPWQAAFSSAVSFTVGAILPLLAILLPPASIRVPITFVAVLIALGVTGWVSARLGGANPRRAIYRVVIGGALAMAVTFGIGHLVGGAVG; via the coding sequence GTGACATCACCTCAGCTCCACCCGTCCGAACCGCACCACGACGCGTTCGGCAGTCGGCTCAACTGGCTGCGAGCGGGAGTCCTGGGCGCCAACGACGGGATTGTGTCGACGGCCGGCATCGTCGTGGGCGTCGCCGCGGCAACCGTCGAGCGCGGTCCCATCTTCACCGCGGGCATTGCGGCGCTGGCGGCCGGCGCCCTGTCGATGGCGGTCGGTGAGTATGTCTCGGTCAGTACTCAGCGCGATTCCGAGAAGGCGATGCTGAAAAAGGAGCGGCTCGAACTCGACACCGAACCCGCCGCCGAGCTCGACGAGCTTGCCGCTCTCTACGAAGCCAAGGGCCTGTCCCCCGCCACCGCCCGCACGGTGGCCGAGGAGCTCACCGATCACGACGCGTTCGCCGCCCACGTCGACATCGAACTGCGTATCGACCCCGATGAACTGACCAACCCGTGGCAGGCCGCGTTCTCCTCGGCGGTGTCGTTCACGGTCGGCGCGATACTGCCGCTGCTGGCAATCCTGTTGCCACCGGCGTCTATTCGCGTGCCGATCACCTTCGTCGCCGTGCTGATCGCGCTGGGGGTGACCGGCTGGGTCAGCGCCCGCCTCGGCGGCGCCAATCCGCGGCGGGCAATCTACCGGGTGGTCATCGGAGGCGCGCTGGCCATGGCCGTCACGTTCGGCATAGGCCACCTCGTCGGCGGCGCGGTCGGTTGA
- a CDS encoding DUF899 domain-containing protein: MSALPPVVDQQTWRAALDELRAREKAATRELDAIAAQRRRLPMVEMPKYVLTGPAGPVALAEVFDGRSQLIVYNHMWTDGADWQCPGCTGFTSQFTRLDFLDNYDARFVIVTNGPISEALAYKAKVGNKMDWYSSAGSTFGADVDAAPGEGFGVNVFLREGDTVYRTWHTNGRGTEQLSHSFALIDLLPWGRQEEWQDSPPGWPQRPTYSGWAGSEDIARAYGESPTLHR, encoded by the coding sequence ATGTCCGCCCTGCCTCCGGTGGTCGATCAGCAGACCTGGCGCGCCGCACTCGACGAACTGCGCGCCCGGGAGAAGGCCGCCACCCGTGAACTCGACGCGATCGCCGCGCAGCGGCGACGGCTGCCGATGGTCGAGATGCCGAAGTATGTCCTGACCGGACCAGCCGGCCCGGTCGCGCTGGCCGAGGTGTTCGACGGGCGATCACAGCTGATCGTCTACAACCACATGTGGACCGACGGCGCGGACTGGCAGTGCCCGGGCTGCACCGGGTTCACCTCACAGTTCACCCGGCTGGATTTCCTGGACAACTACGACGCGCGGTTCGTCATCGTCACCAATGGGCCGATCAGCGAAGCCTTGGCTTACAAGGCCAAGGTGGGCAACAAGATGGACTGGTACTCGTCGGCAGGCAGTACGTTCGGCGCCGACGTCGACGCCGCCCCCGGCGAAGGGTTCGGAGTCAATGTCTTTCTGCGCGAGGGCGATACGGTGTACCGCACCTGGCACACCAACGGCCGCGGCACCGAGCAACTGAGCCACTCGTTCGCCCTCATCGACCTGCTGCCCTGGGGGCGCCAGGAGGAGTGGCAGGACTCCCCGCCCGGCTGGCCGCAGCGCCCGACATATTCCGGTTGGGCGGGCTCGGAGGACATCGCGCGTGCCTACGGCGAAAGTCCTACGCTGCACAGGTGA